A genomic stretch from Acetobacter ascendens includes:
- the trpC gene encoding indole-3-glycerol phosphate synthase TrpC, with protein sequence MNDTPLASSAASASDILASKIDELPDVLSRICARTKLEVKHRSTLMSLKEITAKAQETKEAPRGFGRALKEKAADRAVGLIAEIKKASPSAGILRETYDPAEIAAEYEQAGAACISVLTESSCFHGDNEDLGKARAACSLPVLRKDFILDPWQVYESRMIGADCILLIMSILSDEMALELVDHAKGLDMDVLVEVHDEEELNRALALDTFLIGINNRNLKTLQTSLDTTRELSPLVPPDRIIVSESGIKTHEDIVQLSGIGVTGFLVGESLLRDPHPGDAAKKLLGLA encoded by the coding sequence ATGAACGATACACCACTCGCGTCCTCGGCAGCTTCTGCTTCGGACATTCTTGCCAGCAAGATTGACGAACTGCCGGATGTTCTCTCCCGCATCTGCGCACGCACCAAGCTGGAAGTTAAACATCGCTCCACCCTGATGTCCCTTAAGGAAATCACAGCCAAAGCGCAGGAAACCAAAGAGGCTCCACGTGGGTTTGGTCGGGCGCTGAAGGAAAAGGCTGCTGATCGGGCCGTTGGCCTAATTGCAGAAATCAAGAAGGCTTCTCCTTCAGCAGGGATTCTGCGCGAGACCTATGATCCCGCAGAAATTGCCGCAGAATATGAACAAGCCGGTGCTGCCTGCATTTCCGTGCTGACCGAAAGCTCCTGCTTTCATGGTGATAATGAAGATCTGGGCAAGGCGCGGGCTGCATGCTCCCTTCCAGTTCTGCGTAAGGATTTTATCCTTGATCCGTGGCAGGTTTATGAAAGCCGCATGATCGGGGCAGATTGCATTCTGCTGATTATGTCCATTCTGTCCGATGAAATGGCGCTGGAACTGGTTGACCACGCCAAAGGGCTGGACATGGATGTGCTGGTGGAAGTGCATGATGAGGAAGAACTCAACCGTGCCCTTGCGTTGGATACCTTCCTGATCGGTATCAATAACCGCAACCTTAAAACGCTTCAGACCAGTTTGGACACCACGCGGGAACTTTCTCCGCTAGTGCCGCCAGATCGGATTATTGTGTCTGAAAGCGGCATCAAAACGCATGAAGATATTGTACAGCTTTCTGGCATCGGTGTAACCGGCTTTCTGGTGGGTGAATCCCTTCTGCGTGATCCGCATCCGGGCGATGCCGCCAAAAAACTGCTGGGGCTGGCCTAA
- the trpD gene encoding anthranilate phosphoribosyltransferase, protein MSVTTQETVSQQAGEQFFSSILARVAEGQILSAAEAESAFGVIMDGLIAPERIAAFLMALRVRGETQDELLGGVTALRARMHSVPAMPADTIDVCGTGGDNYGTLNVSTAVAFVLGALGVPVAKHGNRAISSRSGASDVLAALSVPLSARAEVLAEQMQAHKVIFLSAPHHHPAMRFAAPVRKALGVRTLFNLMGPLVNPAGVKRQLVGVFSPAWLEPMVNVLKNLGSQKVWAVCGLPSDGQGGIDEITLAGPTQVVALEDGTICSFSITPEMAGLAYAPVSAILGGDARYNAQALEALLHGVSGAYRDTVVLNAACALHVAGRVTLLRDGRIDPQALRESVALAARPLDDGTALAVLNGLRASNPDARA, encoded by the coding sequence ATGTCTGTTACCACGCAGGAAACTGTATCTCAGCAGGCAGGTGAACAGTTTTTTTCCTCCATTCTGGCACGTGTTGCTGAGGGACAAATACTCAGCGCAGCTGAAGCAGAATCCGCTTTTGGCGTGATTATGGATGGCCTGATTGCGCCAGAGCGCATTGCGGCTTTTCTTATGGCCTTACGTGTGCGCGGTGAAACACAGGATGAGCTGCTTGGCGGCGTAACCGCTTTACGAGCACGTATGCACAGCGTACCCGCCATGCCAGCCGATACAATAGATGTATGCGGCACTGGCGGAGATAATTACGGCACCCTCAATGTATCCACGGCCGTGGCTTTTGTGTTGGGTGCCTTGGGTGTGCCCGTTGCCAAGCATGGCAATAGAGCGATTTCTTCTCGATCAGGCGCTTCTGATGTGCTGGCCGCGTTAAGTGTGCCGCTTTCTGCCCGGGCGGAAGTTCTGGCGGAGCAGATGCAGGCGCATAAGGTCATCTTTTTATCCGCCCCACATCATCACCCCGCCATGCGTTTTGCTGCCCCGGTGCGTAAAGCCCTTGGGGTGCGCACGCTGTTTAATCTGATGGGGCCTTTGGTAAACCCAGCAGGTGTTAAACGGCAGCTTGTGGGTGTGTTCTCACCCGCATGGCTGGAACCTATGGTCAATGTGCTCAAAAATCTGGGCTCCCAGAAAGTCTGGGCCGTGTGCGGTCTGCCATCAGACGGGCAGGGCGGCATTGATGAAATTACACTAGCTGGCCCCACGCAGGTTGTGGCGCTGGAAGATGGTACCATCTGCTCATTTTCCATTACGCCGGAAATGGCTGGCCTTGCCTATGCTCCCGTCAGCGCCATATTGGGAGGAGATGCCCGATATAATGCGCAAGCTCTGGAAGCTTTGTTGCATGGCGTATCAGGGGCATATCGTGATACAGTTGTTTTGAACGCCGCCTGCGCACTCCATGTAGCAGGGCGGGTAACGCTCCTGCGGGACGGACGCATTGATCCGCAGGCCTTGCGGGAAAGTGTGGCTCTAGCTGCACGCCCACTGGATGATGGCACAGCTCTGGCAGTGCTAAATGGTTTGCGCGCTTCCAACCCGGATGCGCGCGCCTGA
- a CDS encoding anthranilate synthase component II, translating to MILLIDNYDSFTFNLVHYLGELGVQCDVRRNDTLSAEDALDLKPDAIVLSPGPCSPNEAGICCDLISAAAGKVPVFGVCLGHQAIGQVFGAEVVRAPTPMHGKVSPVFHNGQDVFAGLPNPFNATRYHSLTLEPASIPDALEVTAWTEDGVIMGVRHRQYPISGVQFHPESIASEYGHDLMKNFLSIAAAWKEKQAVA from the coding sequence ATGATCCTTCTGATCGACAATTATGACAGCTTCACCTTCAACCTTGTTCACTACTTGGGTGAACTGGGTGTGCAATGTGACGTACGCCGCAATGATACCCTGAGCGCAGAAGATGCATTGGACCTTAAGCCAGATGCCATTGTGCTTTCTCCTGGCCCATGCTCCCCCAATGAAGCCGGCATCTGCTGTGATCTGATATCTGCTGCTGCCGGTAAGGTGCCGGTTTTTGGAGTATGTCTGGGGCATCAGGCTATTGGGCAGGTGTTTGGCGCAGAAGTCGTGCGTGCTCCTACGCCCATGCACGGCAAGGTGAGCCCCGTTTTCCATAATGGGCAAGATGTTTTTGCGGGGTTACCCAACCCATTCAATGCCACGCGCTACCATAGCCTCACGCTTGAACCGGCCAGCATTCCAGATGCTCTGGAAGTTACGGCCTGGACAGAAGACGGTGTGATTATGGGTGTGCGCCACCGGCAGTATCCCATCTCAGGCGTGCAGTTCCATCCGGAAAGCATTGCCTCGGAATACGGCCACGATCTGATGAAAAACTTTCTTTCCATCGCTGCTGCCTGGAAAGAAAAACAGGCCGTTGCCTGA
- the trpE gene encoding anthranilate synthase component I: protein MSITARIAPSPSLQECEAAWAQGQPSVVFSVEAADLLTPVSAYLRLARFDGGTGKNTLLLESVEGGTSRGRYSVIALKPDIIWTCHNGQITLDENLENPDIAPRILTEKPLESLRALIHATHLELPAGVPPMVAGLFGYLGYDMVRQMEHLPDAPPDDLNLPESILMRPGLFAVFDTVSDELILAAPVRPQKDETAAQAWDKAQDLLRRARECLAGALPPLPKTPENLPEPAEPRSSFSKDEFCQAVERIQDYIAAGDAFQVVPSQRFSMPFPLPSLALYRTLRRINPAPFLFHLDFGEFSLVGSSPEILVRLQDGTMTVRPLAGTRPRGKTAEEDLLLEKDLLADQKELAEHLMLIDLGRNDVGRVSIPGTVKVTERFVIERFSHVMHISSNVQGTLKPDLEALDALVAAFPAGTLTGAPKIRAMEIIDEVERTRRATYAGCIGYFGAGGNMDTCIGLRMAVVKDGQMHVQAGCGVVADSVPETEYEETRHKARAVFRAAEAALEQVRAGRS, encoded by the coding sequence ATGAGCATTACCGCACGCATTGCGCCTTCACCCTCTCTCCAGGAATGTGAGGCTGCTTGGGCACAAGGTCAGCCTTCTGTTGTGTTCTCTGTAGAAGCAGCGGATCTGCTTACGCCAGTTTCGGCCTATCTGCGCCTTGCGCGCTTTGATGGTGGCACAGGCAAAAACACACTGCTGCTGGAAAGCGTGGAAGGCGGCACATCTCGCGGGCGGTATTCTGTTATCGCCCTCAAGCCAGATATCATATGGACCTGCCATAACGGGCAGATCACACTGGATGAAAACCTAGAAAACCCAGATATTGCCCCGCGTATTCTTACAGAAAAGCCGCTGGAAAGCCTGCGAGCGCTTATCCATGCCACACATTTGGAACTGCCCGCAGGCGTCCCCCCTATGGTTGCAGGTCTGTTTGGATATTTGGGCTATGACATGGTGCGCCAGATGGAGCATCTGCCAGATGCCCCACCGGATGACCTGAATCTGCCTGAATCTATCCTTATGCGTCCCGGTCTTTTTGCTGTGTTTGATACAGTAAGTGACGAACTCATTCTGGCTGCACCAGTTCGCCCACAAAAAGATGAAACCGCAGCGCAAGCATGGGATAAAGCGCAGGACCTGCTACGCCGTGCACGAGAATGTTTGGCAGGCGCTCTTCCGCCATTACCCAAAACCCCAGAAAATCTGCCAGAACCAGCCGAACCGCGCTCTTCATTCAGTAAGGATGAGTTCTGTCAGGCTGTTGAGCGTATTCAAGATTATATTGCGGCTGGCGACGCCTTTCAGGTTGTGCCTAGCCAGCGTTTTTCTATGCCGTTTCCGCTGCCTTCTCTGGCACTGTATCGTACGCTGCGGCGTATCAATCCTGCGCCATTCCTGTTCCATCTGGATTTTGGTGAGTTCTCACTTGTCGGGTCCTCGCCCGAAATTCTGGTGCGTTTGCAGGATGGCACCATGACGGTACGTCCGCTTGCAGGCACACGCCCACGCGGCAAAACAGCCGAAGAAGATCTGCTGCTTGAAAAAGACCTTCTGGCCGACCAAAAAGAACTGGCCGAACACCTGATGCTGATAGACCTTGGCCGTAATGATGTAGGCCGCGTCAGCATTCCCGGCACGGTGAAAGTAACGGAACGATTCGTCATTGAGCGTTTCAGCCACGTCATGCACATCTCTTCTAACGTGCAGGGCACACTCAAACCGGATCTGGAAGCGCTGGATGCTCTTGTAGCCGCGTTCCCCGCAGGCACGCTTACGGGCGCGCCTAAAATCCGCGCCATGGAAATTATTGATGAAGTCGAGCGCACCCGCCGTGCCACCTATGCCGGGTGCATTGGCTATTTTGGTGCTGGCGGCAACATGGATACATGCATCGGGCTGCGTATGGCCGTTGTAAAAGACGGGCAAATGCATGTGCAAGCAGGCTGTGGCGTGGTGGCAGACAGTGTACCCGAAACGGAATATGAAGAAACACGCCATAAAGCCCGCGCCGTATTCCGCGCAGCAGAAGCTGCGCTAGAACAGGTAAGGGCAGGGCGTTCTTAA
- a CDS encoding peptidyl-prolyl cis-trans isomerase: MISYLRRVFVESWLGRVTAIVIFLAFVGWGIGDVMGYMGDETDVVAKVGQQQVSADDLATALQSELPTIARRMGVTDPSQIPLAMQRQVAYQILHRLIGQAELLNTAQKLKVVVPDSAVRDEVFSLPYFKGANGQFDRASFNQKLRDRGLTEQRFLDMVRNDLTTRTILQPLAQAGSVSDTMLQRFLTYGAKTRVVDFVSIPFDAQPTPKVPDDAVLQRYYNNHPWMFRTPELRHAKIVVLSPQTVADGITLGEADIKRIYDEQKSRYDVPETRDIQLITLQDQAQATAIANAWKVGGNWQAIQNSAKDAAAVEMPNARPATIPSATLRQAVFQAPEGQVSSPLKTESGWAVFRVTKITAPHTTPYEDAKKDILSQYRAAVAPSVAGERKRKLQDALAGKGLEAIPADLGAVATAGTLDAQGMTADKEPAPLPASGKLREAIIHQIFTQKPGARATLVDGPDNSSFAVEVDTATPAAPRTFEQAHADVLAAWQAEARKHAANEQATSLYLAAKNKQALGTTSAPGAQITRDAAFSFAKPNKNIPAALMDYLPRMQPGQTVMAEDDGHFLVAVVTKLFVPNPPAPADGVQRLKDSLAQADSDDLVASYVEALSKRTPPHINERAVMATLSATGFGGEATP; this comes from the coding sequence ATGATTTCCTATCTACGTCGCGTTTTTGTTGAGTCCTGGCTAGGCCGGGTGACTGCAATTGTCATTTTTCTGGCCTTTGTCGGCTGGGGAATAGGCGATGTTATGGGCTATATGGGGGATGAAACCGATGTTGTTGCCAAAGTGGGGCAACAACAGGTTTCTGCCGATGATCTGGCCACAGCCCTGCAATCTGAACTACCAACCATTGCGCGCCGGATGGGGGTTACAGACCCATCACAAATTCCTCTGGCCATGCAGCGGCAGGTTGCTTACCAGATTCTGCACCGCCTGATTGGGCAGGCAGAACTGCTGAACACTGCACAGAAACTAAAAGTGGTGGTGCCTGATTCGGCTGTACGGGATGAAGTGTTCTCGCTCCCTTATTTTAAAGGAGCCAATGGCCAGTTTGACCGCGCCAGCTTCAATCAGAAGCTGCGTGACCGCGGGCTAACCGAGCAACGCTTTTTGGACATGGTGCGGAATGATCTAACAACCCGCACCATTCTACAGCCCTTGGCGCAGGCGGGCAGCGTTTCCGACACAATGCTTCAGCGTTTTCTAACCTACGGTGCAAAAACGCGCGTGGTAGATTTTGTGAGCATTCCATTTGACGCACAGCCGACCCCCAAAGTGCCAGATGATGCAGTGTTGCAGCGCTATTACAACAACCATCCGTGGATGTTCCGCACGCCAGAACTGCGCCATGCCAAAATTGTGGTGCTTTCCCCACAAACGGTGGCAGACGGCATCACTCTGGGTGAAGCTGACATCAAACGCATTTATGATGAGCAGAAATCTCGCTACGATGTGCCAGAAACGCGCGATATTCAGCTCATAACCCTGCAAGATCAGGCACAGGCCACCGCCATTGCCAATGCATGGAAAGTAGGTGGCAATTGGCAGGCTATCCAGAACAGCGCAAAAGATGCGGCTGCTGTAGAAATGCCAAATGCGCGCCCAGCCACCATTCCTTCTGCCACATTGCGACAGGCTGTTTTTCAGGCTCCAGAAGGACAGGTTAGCAGCCCACTTAAAACAGAAAGCGGATGGGCTGTTTTTCGCGTAACCAAAATAACAGCCCCGCACACCACGCCGTATGAGGACGCCAAAAAAGACATCCTCTCCCAGTATCGGGCTGCTGTTGCGCCATCTGTTGCGGGCGAACGCAAGCGCAAACTACAAGATGCCCTTGCCGGTAAGGGGCTGGAGGCTATTCCGGCAGACCTAGGTGCTGTTGCCACTGCGGGCACGCTGGATGCGCAGGGCATGACAGCAGATAAGGAGCCCGCACCGCTGCCCGCATCTGGCAAGCTGCGTGAAGCCATTATCCACCAGATTTTCACGCAAAAACCCGGTGCACGTGCAACGCTTGTTGATGGACCAGATAACAGCAGCTTTGCTGTGGAAGTGGATACAGCAACACCCGCAGCGCCACGCACCTTTGAGCAAGCACATGCAGACGTTCTGGCCGCATGGCAGGCTGAAGCCCGCAAACATGCAGCAAATGAGCAGGCAACAAGCCTGTATCTGGCAGCTAAAAACAAGCAGGCTCTGGGCACGACAAGCGCACCGGGCGCACAAATTACGCGGGATGCGGCATTCTCCTTCGCCAAGCCCAACAAAAACATACCTGCCGCACTAATGGATTATCTGCCGCGCATGCAGCCAGGACAGACGGTTATGGCGGAAGATGATGGCCACTTCCTGGTAGCCGTTGTCACAAAACTGTTCGTGCCTAATCCACCAGCTCCAGCCGATGGCGTACAGCGCCTGAAAGACTCTCTGGCACAGGCCGATAGTGATGATCTGGTTGCCAGTTATGTTGAAGCTTTAAGCAAACGCACACCGCCCCATATTAACGAACGTGCCGTTATGGCCACACTGTCTGCCACCGGATTTGGAGGAGAAGCCACGCCATGA
- the tpiA gene encoding triose-phosphate isomerase → MTRQIIVGNWKMNGLSRDSQELVKAITSGLPANSADVVVCPPFTQLGLLTDMLKPTPVKLGAQDCHQEVSGAHTGDISAPMLADLGVSYVVLGHSERRQEHGELDETVREKAMAATKAGLTPIVCIGETEDQRETGEHFDALGWQIKGSLPDGFNGILAYEPIWAIGTGLAATTDQIAETMKFLREELVRQFGEAGKVIKILYGGSVNAGNAATILPIPEVAGALVGGASLKADAFLSIVSAASAA, encoded by the coding sequence ATGACCAGACAGATTATTGTCGGCAACTGGAAAATGAATGGCCTAAGCCGTGATTCGCAGGAACTCGTCAAGGCTATTACCAGCGGCTTGCCCGCCAATAGTGCTGATGTGGTGGTGTGCCCGCCTTTTACCCAGCTTGGGCTGCTGACAGATATGCTTAAGCCCACCCCAGTAAAGTTGGGTGCGCAGGATTGCCATCAGGAAGTTTCCGGCGCGCATACGGGTGATATTTCGGCCCCCATGCTGGCTGATCTGGGTGTGTCTTATGTTGTTCTGGGTCATTCAGAACGCCGTCAGGAACACGGTGAGCTGGACGAAACAGTGCGTGAAAAAGCCATGGCTGCCACCAAAGCCGGGTTAACCCCTATTGTCTGTATTGGTGAAACAGAAGATCAGCGCGAAACTGGTGAGCACTTTGATGCGCTGGGTTGGCAGATCAAGGGTTCTCTGCCCGATGGTTTCAACGGTATTTTGGCATATGAGCCTATCTGGGCGATTGGTACAGGCCTTGCTGCCACTACTGATCAGATTGCCGAAACCATGAAATTCCTGCGTGAAGAATTGGTGCGACAGTTTGGAGAGGCTGGAAAAGTCATCAAAATCCTGTATGGAGGGTCCGTAAACGCCGGGAATGCGGCCACCATCCTGCCCATTCCTGAAGTGGCGGGTGCGCTTGTTGGCGGTGCCAGCCTTAAGGCGGACGCGTTTCTTTCCATCGTCAGTGCAGCATCTGCTGCCTGA
- the secG gene encoding preprotein translocase subunit SecG, producing the protein MTTALLILHFCVTIALIGVVLIQRSEGGGLGIGSSQGMGAFMSGRGTANLLTRTTAVLAGVFMLLSLLLAVLYKGSVTGEGHDILAQPPAATTPAPAAPVTTAPAPQPATPAHP; encoded by the coding sequence ATGACCACAGCCCTGCTGATCCTGCATTTCTGTGTGACCATAGCCCTGATTGGCGTTGTGCTAATTCAGCGGAGTGAAGGCGGTGGCCTTGGAATTGGCAGCAGCCAGGGCATGGGGGCTTTCATGTCCGGCCGTGGAACAGCCAACCTGCTTACGCGCACAACGGCTGTGCTGGCTGGTGTGTTCATGCTGCTTTCCCTGTTGCTGGCCGTGCTTTACAAAGGCTCTGTTACGGGTGAAGGGCATGATATTCTGGCCCAGCCCCCAGCAGCCACCACACCCGCACCTGCTGCTCCGGTAACAACGGCTCCGGCTCCGCAGCCAGCTACTCCGGCGCATCCGTAA
- a CDS encoding CTP synthase, whose translation MTRFVFITGGVVSSLGKGIASAALAALLQTRGYKVRLRKLDPYLNVDPGTMSPYQHGEVFVTEDGAETDLDLGHYERFTGVNASKEDNTTTGKIYSDVIARERRGDYLGATVQVIPHITDAIKDIVVANTDDLDFVLVEIGGTVGDIESLPFLEAIRQLRNDLGPDQTMVVHLTLLPWIPSAGELKTKPTQHSVKELQNVGIQPQILLCRCDRPIPPTERRKIANFCNVRPEAVIAARDVDTIYSCPLSYHAEGMDTEVLRYFGLPHAEEPDLMGWEKIVDAIRHPDNEVRIAVVGKYTALLDSYKSLNEALLHGGIAHRTKVILDWVDAEVFEKDPASLEAKLGGVDAILVPGGFGERGSQGKIEAIRFAREKGIPFLGICFGMQMAVIECARNLADLPNASSTEFGYTEEPLVGLMTEWARGNERLRRSEGGELGGTMRLGAYPAKLIEGSRAAEVYSAASIRERHRHRYEVNIHYKDQLEKAGMKFSGLSPDGILPEVVEYPDHPWFIAVQYHPELKSRPFAPHPLFAGFVGAALEKAKKA comes from the coding sequence ATGACCCGCTTTGTTTTTATCACCGGTGGTGTGGTATCCTCTCTTGGCAAAGGCATTGCATCTGCTGCCCTTGCTGCCCTGTTGCAGACGCGTGGCTACAAAGTGCGCCTACGCAAGCTTGATCCCTACCTGAACGTTGATCCCGGCACCATGAGCCCCTACCAGCACGGGGAAGTGTTTGTGACCGAGGATGGCGCCGAGACAGACCTTGATCTTGGCCATTATGAACGCTTCACAGGGGTGAATGCTTCCAAGGAAGACAACACCACAACAGGCAAAATTTATTCAGATGTTATCGCCCGTGAACGGCGTGGTGATTATCTGGGCGCAACCGTGCAGGTTATCCCGCATATTACGGATGCCATTAAAGATATTGTCGTTGCCAATACAGATGATCTGGATTTCGTGTTGGTGGAAATTGGTGGCACTGTTGGCGATATTGAAAGCCTGCCGTTTCTGGAAGCTATCCGTCAGTTGCGCAATGATCTGGGTCCGGATCAGACCATGGTTGTGCACCTTACGCTGCTGCCATGGATCCCTTCTGCGGGTGAGCTGAAAACTAAGCCAACCCAGCATTCTGTTAAGGAATTGCAGAATGTGGGTATCCAGCCGCAGATTCTGCTGTGCCGGTGTGATCGCCCCATTCCGCCAACAGAGCGGCGCAAGATTGCCAATTTCTGTAACGTGCGGCCAGAAGCCGTTATTGCCGCGCGGGATGTGGACACCATTTACTCCTGCCCTCTCTCCTACCATGCAGAGGGTATGGATACCGAAGTGCTGCGTTACTTCGGTCTGCCGCATGCAGAAGAACCTGATCTGATGGGGTGGGAAAAGATTGTAGATGCCATCCGCCACCCGGATAACGAGGTGCGCATTGCAGTGGTTGGCAAATATACAGCCTTGCTGGATAGCTACAAATCTCTGAACGAAGCCCTGCTGCATGGTGGCATTGCCCACCGCACCAAAGTTATTTTGGATTGGGTGGATGCAGAGGTTTTTGAAAAAGATCCAGCATCACTGGAAGCCAAACTGGGCGGTGTAGATGCCATTCTGGTGCCCGGCGGGTTTGGTGAGCGTGGGTCTCAGGGCAAAATTGAGGCCATTCGTTTTGCGCGTGAAAAAGGTATTCCGTTCCTTGGCATATGCTTTGGCATGCAGATGGCGGTTATTGAATGTGCCCGCAATCTGGCAGATCTGCCCAACGCATCTTCCACCGAATTTGGCTATACGGAAGAGCCTCTGGTGGGGCTGATGACCGAATGGGCACGCGGTAACGAACGCCTGCGCCGGAGCGAAGGTGGGGAACTCGGTGGCACCATGCGTCTGGGCGCTTACCCCGCCAAGTTGATTGAAGGTTCCCGCGCTGCAGAAGTGTATAGCGCGGCCTCCATTCGTGAGCGGCATCGCCATCGGTATGAAGTGAATATCCATTACAAGGATCAGCTTGAAAAAGCCGGGATGAAGTTTTCCGGCCTTTCACCAGATGGTATCTTGCCAGAAGTGGTGGAATACCCAGATCATCCGTGGTTCATTGCTGTGCAGTATCATCCAGAACTCAAGTCTCGCCCGTTTGCACCGCACCCGCTGTTTGCGGGGTTTGTTGGGGCTGCGCTGGAAAAGGCTAAAAAAGCATGA
- the kdsA gene encoding 3-deoxy-8-phosphooctulonate synthase, whose protein sequence is MMQAPGSDFQLGSLYIGNDQPFVLIAGPCQIESAAHAMETATALKEICQKAGIGLIYKSSFDKANRTSISSARGIGMAEGLDILANVRNTLDIPVLTDVHAPEQCAPVAEAVDVLQIPAFLCRQTDLLLAAGKTGAAVNVKKGQFLAPWDMKHVAAKIASTGNNRIMLCERGTSFGYNTLVNDMRGLPIMAQTGYPVVFDATHSVQQPGGLGGASGGQREFAPVLSRAALAIGVASLFIETHENPDQAPSDGPNMLPIKNLPALLEQFKQIDALIKG, encoded by the coding sequence ATGATGCAGGCACCGGGTTCAGATTTCCAGCTTGGTTCTTTGTACATCGGGAACGATCAGCCATTTGTGCTGATTGCCGGGCCGTGCCAGATTGAATCCGCTGCGCATGCAATGGAAACAGCCACAGCGCTGAAGGAGATCTGCCAGAAGGCTGGTATCGGGCTGATTTACAAAAGCTCGTTCGATAAAGCCAACCGCACCAGCATTTCCAGCGCGCGCGGCATTGGTATGGCAGAAGGGCTGGATATTCTGGCAAATGTGCGGAACACGCTGGATATTCCGGTGCTGACAGACGTGCATGCGCCAGAGCAGTGTGCGCCTGTGGCTGAAGCCGTGGATGTGCTGCAAATTCCCGCTTTTCTGTGTCGCCAGACAGATTTGCTGTTAGCCGCCGGTAAAACAGGCGCTGCGGTGAACGTGAAAAAAGGCCAGTTTCTTGCCCCGTGGGACATGAAGCATGTGGCGGCCAAAATTGCCTCTACCGGCAATAATCGCATCATGCTGTGTGAACGAGGCACCAGCTTTGGCTATAATACGCTGGTAAACGATATGCGTGGCCTGCCCATTATGGCTCAGACCGGTTACCCTGTTGTGTTTGATGCCACGCATTCTGTGCAGCAGCCTGGTGGCTTGGGTGGTGCATCTGGTGGCCAGCGTGAGTTTGCCCCAGTGCTCTCTCGTGCTGCTTTGGCAATTGGTGTGGCGTCTCTGTTTATTGAAACGCATGAGAACCCAGACCAAGCACCGAGTGATGGCCCCAACATGCTGCCGATTAAAAACCTGCCTGCCCTGCTGGAGCAGTTCAAACAGATTGATGCTCTGATTAAAGGGTAA